GGTCGCGCTCTACGTCGGCATTGCGCTGCTGTCGCTCGACGTCGGAACGGTGCGCATCTCGGAGGCGACCATCGTTCGCGTGCTCGCCGAGCCCGCGCTGCGTACCGTTGTCGACAGCGGTGATCGCGCCCGGGACATGCTCGGGCAGGAGGCACGCATCATCTGGGACATCCGCCTGCCTCGCCTGGCGCTGGCCTCTCTGGTCGGCGCGTGTCTGGCCCTGGCTGGCGCGGCGTTTCAAGGGCTCCTGCGCAACCCGCTGGCCGATCCGTACATCGTGGGGACCTCGTCCGGCGCGGCGTTTGGAACGGCGGTCGCCATCGCCCTGGGGCTCTCGTCCGGCGTTGATTCGGCCGAGTCGCTCCGGCCCTTGTTCTCGTTTGCGGGCGCGCTGCTCACCATGTACTGCGTCGTTCGTCTCGCCAGGGTAGAACGCCGGCTCCCGGTAGACACCTTCCTTCTTGCGGGGGTGGTCATGGGCTCGTTCCTGTGGGCCTTCGTGTCGTTCATCATGGCGACCGCGAACGGGCGCATGAAGGAGATCGTGCTCTGGCTGATGGGAGATCTGT
This is a stretch of genomic DNA from Pseudomonadota bacterium. It encodes these proteins:
- the btuC gene encoding iron ABC transporter permease (required for transport of corrinoids such as cobalamin; functions as a complex of BtuCDF) — translated: MTAQSLVLRLFRGLLVGVALYVGIALLSLDVGTVRISEATIVRVLAEPALRTVVDSGDRARDMLGQEARIIWDIRLPRLALASLVGACLALAGAAFQGLLRNPLADPYIVGTSSGAAFGTAVAIALGLSSGVDSAESLRPLFSFAGALLTMYCVVRLARVERRLPVDTFLLAGVVMGSFLWAFVSFIMATANGRMKEIVLWLMGDLSLATWSLVGLVVPYFVLGALALGALAHRLNLLSMGEESASSLGVDVEATKLVVVAAASLLTAAAVSVSGLIGFLGLFVPHLTRSACGPDHRVLLPVSAIAGATFLVLADTASRAMSPVELPVGVLTALFGGPFFFVLLRRRLSQL